One window of Alosa sapidissima isolate fAloSap1 chromosome 21, fAloSap1.pri, whole genome shotgun sequence genomic DNA carries:
- the hepacam2 gene encoding HEPACAM family member 2 isoform X1, whose protein sequence is MKSVGSPSFLLFCASVFVLSDTSSDSPRPRILHGTKGMPLTLPVMTRFPLHGVDIQGSWSKTKPDHSHLVSFENGGVIKKRLLRNRISLNLSDASLLIHRLDESSEGEYKLELNIELSEHNREQLMHKVETVYVTVDVPVSTPTIEKRAAYELIEDRDNVTWTCSVTNGTKVQYQWLKDNLPIRPDERHIFSSTNNTLVVQPVRKEDIGWYTCLVRNYISKRQSPSVDLNIYYGPYNLAIKSHQGLKTGGVFMVDPSEVVLFDCFADSNPPNSCVWISKNGNRTEVVMTGLQLEVNPHELAQAKEFVVRAFNNVTQKEDEAQFLVVASPGSAGKQKLTQKETFLSPLAAITLCCPLIIIVCGLLLFKRTCHAKQVIITMKDTLSKRTITEQKRPHRSGHEDATEDFGIYEFVAIPERLDSTQASCRSLAHPESTQDLHTTIYDVIRRIPETPTLSLLK, encoded by the exons ataccAGCTCCGATTCTCCAAGGCCTCGGATCCTTCATGGAACAAAGGGCATGCCTCTCACTCTGCCCGTGATGACCCGCTTCCCGCTGCATGGGGTCGACATCCAGGGCAGCTGGTCCAAGACCAAGCCTGACCACTCGCACCTGGTGTCCTTTGAGAACGGTGGGGTCATCAAGAAGAGGCTGTTGCGGAACAGGATCTCCCTGAACCTCTCTGACGCCTCGCTGCTTATCCACCGACTGGACGAGAGCTCGGAGGGGGAATATAAGCTGGAGCTGAACATCGAGCTCTCAGAACACAACCGCGAGCAGCTGATGCACAAGGTGGAgactgtgtatgtgactgtggaTG TCCCTGTTTCAACACCAACTATTGAGAAGAGGGCGGCTTATGAACTCATAGAGGACAGGGACAATGTAACATGGACCTGCTCAGTCACCAATGGTACCAAGGTTCAGTACCAGTGGTTGAAGGACAACCTTCCCATCAGACCAGACGAGAGACACATTTTCTCATCCACAAACAACACGCTGGTGGTCCAGCCTGTTCGCAAAGAGGACATCGGCTGGTACACCTGCCTGGTCAGGAACTACATCAGTAAGAGGCAGAGCCCAAGCGTGGACCTCAACATTTACT ATGGTCCGTACAACCTGGCCATAAAGTCTCACCAGGGTCTTAAAACTGGGGGGGTGTTTATGGTGGACCCCAGTGAGGTGGTGCTCTTCGACTGCTTCGCTGACTCCAACCCGCCCAACAGCTGCGTGTGGatctccaaaaatggcaacaggACGGAAGTGGTCATGACCGGCCTGCAGCTCGAGGTCAACCCACACGAGCTGGCCCAGGCCAAGGAGTTTGTGGTCCGAGCATTCAACAATGTCACTCAGAAAGAGGACGAGGCCCAGTTCCTTGTTGTGGCCAGCCCTGGCTCAG CAGGAAAGCAAAAATTGACTCAGAAGGAAACCTTCCTGTCTCCGCTGGCTGCCATTACTCTTTGCTGTCCCCTCATCATCATCGTTTGTGGTTTGTTGTTGTTCAAGAGGACATGCCATGCAAAGCAAG TCATAATTACGATGAAAGACACCCTCTCCAAAAG GACGATAACAGAACAAAAGCGACCCCACCGTTCAG GCCATGAAGATGCGACTGAAGACTTTGGCATCTATGAATTTGTTGCCATACCTGAGAGATTGGATTCCACTCAG GCATCATGTAGATCTCTGGCACACCCTGAATCCACACAGGATTTGCATACCACTATCTATGATGTCATCAGACGGATCCCAGAAACGCCCACTCTGAGCCTGCTGAAGTGA
- the hepacam2 gene encoding HEPACAM family member 2 isoform X2: MKSVGSPSFLLFCASVFVLSDTSSDSPRPRILHGTKGMPLTLPVMTRFPLHGVDIQGSWSKTKPDHSHLVSFENGGVIKKRLLRNRISLNLSDASLLIHRLDESSEGEYKLELNIELSEHNREQLMHKVETVYVTVDVPVSTPTIEKRAAYELIEDRDNVTWTCSVTNGTKVQYQWLKDNLPIRPDERHIFSSTNNTLVVQPVRKEDIGWYTCLVRNYISKRQSPSVDLNIYYGPYNLAIKSHQGLKTGGVFMVDPSEVVLFDCFADSNPPNSCVWISKNGNRTEVVMTGLQLEVNPHELAQAKEFVVRAFNNVTQKEDEAQFLVVASPGSGKQKLTQKETFLSPLAAITLCCPLIIIVCGLLLFKRTCHAKQVIITMKDTLSKRTITEQKRPHRSGHEDATEDFGIYEFVAIPERLDSTQASCRSLAHPESTQDLHTTIYDVIRRIPETPTLSLLK; the protein is encoded by the exons ataccAGCTCCGATTCTCCAAGGCCTCGGATCCTTCATGGAACAAAGGGCATGCCTCTCACTCTGCCCGTGATGACCCGCTTCCCGCTGCATGGGGTCGACATCCAGGGCAGCTGGTCCAAGACCAAGCCTGACCACTCGCACCTGGTGTCCTTTGAGAACGGTGGGGTCATCAAGAAGAGGCTGTTGCGGAACAGGATCTCCCTGAACCTCTCTGACGCCTCGCTGCTTATCCACCGACTGGACGAGAGCTCGGAGGGGGAATATAAGCTGGAGCTGAACATCGAGCTCTCAGAACACAACCGCGAGCAGCTGATGCACAAGGTGGAgactgtgtatgtgactgtggaTG TCCCTGTTTCAACACCAACTATTGAGAAGAGGGCGGCTTATGAACTCATAGAGGACAGGGACAATGTAACATGGACCTGCTCAGTCACCAATGGTACCAAGGTTCAGTACCAGTGGTTGAAGGACAACCTTCCCATCAGACCAGACGAGAGACACATTTTCTCATCCACAAACAACACGCTGGTGGTCCAGCCTGTTCGCAAAGAGGACATCGGCTGGTACACCTGCCTGGTCAGGAACTACATCAGTAAGAGGCAGAGCCCAAGCGTGGACCTCAACATTTACT ATGGTCCGTACAACCTGGCCATAAAGTCTCACCAGGGTCTTAAAACTGGGGGGGTGTTTATGGTGGACCCCAGTGAGGTGGTGCTCTTCGACTGCTTCGCTGACTCCAACCCGCCCAACAGCTGCGTGTGGatctccaaaaatggcaacaggACGGAAGTGGTCATGACCGGCCTGCAGCTCGAGGTCAACCCACACGAGCTGGCCCAGGCCAAGGAGTTTGTGGTCCGAGCATTCAACAATGTCACTCAGAAAGAGGACGAGGCCCAGTTCCTTGTTGTGGCCAGCCCTGGCTCAG GAAAGCAAAAATTGACTCAGAAGGAAACCTTCCTGTCTCCGCTGGCTGCCATTACTCTTTGCTGTCCCCTCATCATCATCGTTTGTGGTTTGTTGTTGTTCAAGAGGACATGCCATGCAAAGCAAG TCATAATTACGATGAAAGACACCCTCTCCAAAAG GACGATAACAGAACAAAAGCGACCCCACCGTTCAG GCCATGAAGATGCGACTGAAGACTTTGGCATCTATGAATTTGTTGCCATACCTGAGAGATTGGATTCCACTCAG GCATCATGTAGATCTCTGGCACACCCTGAATCCACACAGGATTTGCATACCACTATCTATGATGTCATCAGACGGATCCCAGAAACGCCCACTCTGAGCCTGCTGAAGTGA